One stretch of Dokdonia sp. Hel_I_53 DNA includes these proteins:
- a CDS encoding cell division protein FtsQ/DivIB, with translation MLILLGFTIFLVVFTVRRNEQREVQDVTIAFSDESAPFVTRETVNKLLIVSSKNGASNAKENLALSTLEKRITAHPIIKSADVYVTMSGKIGVSIEQRKPIARINGNPPFYMDSSGELMPLSKNFSAHVPLVSGTSKKDTLQVYKLATYIRNDAFLLKHIIGITRDKKGEYILEARKQEYKIVLGAIKDLNKRFSNYKAFYQKALKDKSLNNYKLISLKYDGQVVCEKK, from the coding sequence ATGCTGATTTTACTAGGGTTTACAATCTTCCTAGTAGTTTTTACTGTACGCAGAAATGAACAACGTGAAGTTCAAGATGTTACTATAGCTTTTAGTGATGAGAGCGCACCTTTTGTAACCCGCGAGACCGTTAATAAATTGTTGATAGTAAGTTCTAAAAACGGTGCAAGTAACGCAAAAGAAAATTTAGCTTTGAGTACCTTGGAAAAGCGTATCACGGCGCATCCAATTATCAAAAGTGCAGATGTTTACGTTACAATGTCTGGAAAAATAGGAGTTTCTATAGAGCAGCGTAAGCCTATTGCACGTATCAATGGAAATCCACCTTTTTATATGGATAGCTCTGGGGAATTAATGCCACTGTCAAAAAATTTTTCTGCACACGTTCCCTTAGTGTCAGGAACTAGTAAAAAAGATACTTTGCAAGTATATAAACTTGCAACCTATATAAGAAATGATGCATTTCTTTTAAAACACATTATTGGTATTACTCGTGATAAAAAAGGAGAGTATATACTAGAAGCACGTAAACAAGAGTATAAGATCGTGTTAGGTGCTATTAAAGATTTGAATAAACGTTTTAGTAATTATAAAGCATTTTACCAAAAAGCTTTGAAAGATAAAAGTTTAAATAACTATAAACTAATATCGCTTAAGTATGATGGACAGGTCGTTTGTGAGAAAAAATAA